The following proteins come from a genomic window of Spongiibacter tropicus DSM 19543:
- a CDS encoding YadA-like family protein: MMITTRFRIRSLAAAIIGAGAFGSTTLYTPSAHAFECDNVGTAATIAPNDNGDATNTACGDGANASGTEATAIGNNATAAGTDALAVGTVATATGPSTSAVGGESVATGPGATAFGWRSGANSERATALGHLAQADGVRSTAVGEAASAVGEQSVAVGNESSATGVDAIAVGTQSVANGNSTTTVGGESVATGPGATAYGWQSGANAERATALGHLAQADGVRSTAVGEAASAVGEQSVALGNESSATGVDAIAMGTQAVANGNSTTTVGGESVATGPGATAYGWQSAANAERATALGHLSQADGVRSTAVGEAAYAVGEQSVALGNESSATGVDAIAMGTQAVANGNSTTTVGGESVATGPGATAFGWQSGANSERATALGHLAQADGIRSTAVGEAASAVGEQSVAVGNESSATGIDAMAMGTQAIANGNSTTTVGGESVATGPGATAYGWRSAANAERSSALGHLAQADGVRSTAVGEAANAVGEQSVAIGNESSATGVDAMAIGTQAVANGNSTTTVGGESVATGPGATAYGWRSAANAERSTALGHLATANGLRSTAVGEAAQADGARAVAIGDGAVAAHDDSVALGAGATTTRANQVALGTSSSTYTMPGITSQASRNAQSGPTQIVTSDANGNLATDGGATFAAIESLSTESDRARRDIEENRRGIALAMAMKAPYVPTGKRFALSVGGGYFESEEAAALSAALRASESVQFEFAVGSARESTVGGRVGFTAAW; this comes from the coding sequence ATGATGATAACGACGCGATTCAGAATCCGTTCGCTGGCGGCCGCAATAATCGGCGCTGGCGCATTCGGATCAACGACACTGTATACGCCGAGCGCTCACGCGTTCGAATGTGACAATGTCGGCACTGCCGCCACGATCGCCCCGAACGATAATGGCGATGCCACCAATACCGCCTGCGGCGATGGCGCCAATGCCAGTGGCACCGAGGCGACAGCGATAGGCAACAATGCGACAGCAGCGGGCACCGACGCGCTGGCCGTGGGTACTGTTGCCACAGCCACCGGCCCGTCAACCAGTGCCGTTGGCGGTGAGTCGGTAGCCACCGGCCCCGGCGCCACGGCCTTTGGCTGGCGCTCCGGTGCCAACTCGGAACGCGCCACAGCCTTAGGCCACCTGGCGCAAGCCGATGGCGTTCGCTCCACCGCCGTGGGTGAGGCCGCCAGCGCCGTCGGTGAGCAATCCGTCGCAGTAGGCAACGAGTCCTCCGCCACCGGCGTTGACGCCATCGCCGTGGGCACCCAGTCAGTTGCCAATGGCAACTCCACCACCACCGTCGGCGGCGAGTCCGTCGCCACCGGCCCGGGCGCCACCGCCTACGGCTGGCAATCCGGCGCTAACGCTGAGCGCGCCACCGCACTGGGGCATCTGGCTCAGGCCGATGGTGTTCGCTCAACAGCTGTTGGTGAAGCCGCCAGCGCCGTGGGCGAACAATCTGTCGCACTGGGCAATGAATCCTCTGCCACGGGTGTCGACGCCATTGCCATGGGTACACAAGCCGTCGCCAACGGTAATTCCACCACTACTGTCGGCGGCGAGTCCGTGGCAACCGGTCCGGGCGCAACCGCCTACGGCTGGCAATCGGCTGCCAATGCTGAGCGCGCGACCGCACTGGGCCACCTGTCTCAGGCTGATGGCGTTCGCTCGACGGCTGTTGGTGAAGCCGCGTATGCGGTGGGCGAGCAATCTGTCGCTCTGGGCAATGAATCTTCCGCCACTGGCGTGGATGCCATCGCCATGGGTACACAGGCCGTCGCCAACGGTAATTCCACCACCACTGTCGGTGGCGAGTCGGTGGCCACCGGCCCCGGTGCCACGGCCTTTGGCTGGCAGTCCGGCGCCAACTCAGAGCGCGCAACCGCATTGGGTCACCTGGCTCAGGCTGACGGTATTCGCTCCACCGCCGTGGGTGAAGCCGCCAGCGCCGTCGGCGAACAATCCGTCGCAGTAGGTAATGAATCCTCCGCCACGGGTATCGATGCGATGGCCATGGGTACGCAAGCCATCGCCAACGGCAATTCCACCACCACGGTCGGCGGAGAATCTGTCGCGACCGGTCCAGGCGCAACTGCCTATGGCTGGCGTTCAGCGGCCAATGCCGAGCGCTCGTCAGCCCTTGGCCATCTGGCACAAGCTGATGGCGTTCGCTCAACGGCTGTTGGTGAAGCCGCGAATGCCGTAGGCGAGCAATCTGTCGCCATTGGTAACGAGTCCTCAGCCACAGGCGTCGATGCCATGGCAATCGGTACACAGGCTGTCGCTAACGGGAACTCCACCACCACCGTCGGCGGTGAGTCCGTAGCCACCGGTCCGGGTGCCACGGCATATGGCTGGCGGTCAGCCGCAAATGCCGAGCGCTCCACGGCCCTGGGTCACCTGGCCACCGCGAACGGACTGCGATCTACTGCCGTCGGTGAAGCTGCTCAGGCCGATGGCGCGCGCGCCGTGGCCATTGGCGATGGCGCCGTTGCCGCCCACGACGATTCTGTTGCATTGGGTGCAGGTGCCACCACAACCCGCGCCAATCAGGTCGCGCTGGGCACCAGCAGCAGCACCTACACCATGCCGGGCATCACCTCGCAGGCCAGCCGCAACGCACAATCCGGGCCGACGCAAATCGTCACCAGTGACGCCAATGGCAATCTGGCTACCGATGGTGGCGCAACATTCGCCGCAATTGAGTCACTGAGCACAGAGTCAGACCGTGCCCGTCGCGATATTGAAGAAAACCGTCGCGGTATCGCACTGGCCATGGCCATGAAAGCGCCCTACGTCCCGACCGGGAAGCGCTTTGCCTTGAGTGTGGGAGGTGGCTACTTCGAAAGCGAGGAAGCGGCGGCATTGTCTGCGGCCCTTCGCGCCTCGGAGTCGGTGCAATTTGAGTTCGCTGTCGGCAGCGCGCGCGAGTCCACCGTCGGTGGCCGCGTCGGGTTTACCGCCGCATGGTAA
- a CDS encoding DUF481 domain-containing protein, producing MKLQTSLLLSMLAANTAIAQSEPPKWEGDIEFGYYQTDGNSNETSVLAKGQANRKDGLWTNQIKGNAQNSEVEGVRSDEQYFLSDRLSYDVSEYNYTFGYASMNKDRFSGYVYQATLSGGYGRRLLKNERVTWDAEIGPGYRISEFDGQGEDGKDGMVEELIVRLSTELNAKLSETASFEQTLSVESGDENTYSKSVTALKTKIVGGFGLKISYTIEYNETVPQAVVHMDRQTAVTLVYSF from the coding sequence ATGAAACTTCAAACCAGCCTGCTGCTGTCCATGCTGGCGGCAAACACTGCTATCGCCCAAAGTGAGCCCCCGAAGTGGGAAGGCGATATTGAATTCGGCTATTACCAGACCGATGGCAACAGCAACGAAACCAGTGTTCTGGCGAAAGGTCAGGCAAATCGCAAGGACGGTTTGTGGACAAATCAAATCAAAGGCAACGCACAGAACAGTGAAGTTGAAGGCGTGCGCTCTGACGAGCAATACTTCCTCTCAGACCGCCTGTCCTACGATGTCAGCGAGTACAACTACACCTTCGGCTACGCCTCAATGAACAAAGACCGCTTCAGTGGTTACGTCTATCAGGCCACTCTCTCCGGTGGTTATGGTCGACGCCTGCTGAAAAACGAGCGCGTGACCTGGGACGCCGAAATCGGCCCCGGTTACCGGATCAGCGAGTTTGACGGCCAAGGCGAAGACGGCAAAGACGGCATGGTTGAAGAACTCATCGTGCGCCTGTCTACCGAGCTGAACGCCAAGCTGTCTGAAACCGCCAGTTTCGAGCAGACGCTGTCGGTAGAGAGCGGCGACGAAAACACCTACAGCAAATCCGTTACCGCGCTGAAAACCAAAATTGTCGGCGGCTTTGGCCTGAAAATCAGCTACACCATCGAGTACAACGAGACGGTTCCGCAAGCCGTTGTGCACATGGATCGCCAGACAGCCGTTACGCTGGTATACAGCTTCTAA
- a CDS encoding Crp/Fnr family transcriptional regulator, with product MVDKRDILRGNPLMVGLPAELVEALLARCKFRHLADGEYLYKQGDAGEAMYGLLSGRVSLGNSSRSGRELLVMMAEPGDWIGEVSLFDGGPRSHDAVARGASQLLSIAKSDLDELLAKRPELYRYFLPMLCRKLRLALSYVEAAALQPLASRLALRLLDIKTFYGCDEHGQLAVHLPQEDLAKMLGVSRQAVSRELKRLEKAGLVALAYGRLRILDEDALRREASEG from the coding sequence TTGGTCGACAAACGCGATATATTGCGGGGGAATCCGCTGATGGTGGGGCTGCCGGCGGAGCTGGTGGAAGCGCTGCTGGCCCGCTGCAAGTTTCGCCATCTTGCAGATGGTGAATACCTGTACAAGCAGGGGGATGCCGGGGAAGCCATGTACGGCCTGTTGAGCGGCCGGGTGTCTTTGGGCAACAGCAGTCGCAGTGGGCGCGAACTGTTGGTGATGATGGCAGAGCCGGGGGACTGGATTGGTGAGGTCTCGCTGTTTGATGGCGGTCCGCGCAGTCATGATGCGGTTGCCAGAGGCGCCTCGCAACTACTGAGCATCGCCAAGAGCGACCTCGATGAACTGTTGGCCAAACGCCCGGAGCTGTATCGTTATTTCCTGCCTATGTTGTGTCGAAAATTGCGGCTGGCGCTGTCGTATGTGGAAGCGGCGGCCTTGCAACCGCTGGCCTCGCGGCTGGCACTTCGACTTCTGGATATCAAAACCTTCTACGGTTGTGATGAGCACGGCCAACTGGCGGTACATCTGCCGCAGGAGGATCTGGCAAAAATGCTGGGGGTCTCGCGACAGGCGGTCAGTCGCGAACTGAAACGTCTGGAAAAGGCGGGGCTTGTGGCGCTGGCTTATGGGCGCCTGCGCATCCTCGATGAAGATGCGCTGCGCCGTGAAGCCAGTGAGGGCTGA
- a CDS encoding class II aldolase/adducin family protein, producing MSADVRSQVSEEEWKLRVDLAAAYRLVALFGWDDLVFTHISARVPGEPGHFLINPYGMLFEEVTASSLVKIDQNGEKVMDSPYPVNPAGFTIHSAIHAAREDAHCVMHTHSLNGVAVSTQREGLLPISQQSTLVLAALGYHDYEGIALNEDEKPRLVADLADNTFLMLRNHGLLTVGNTPADAFLAMYIFEASCMIQVRALAGNRELVPVQPEIVDGVKEAARIVTKGLFGDLAWPGLLRRLDRKNPGYDE from the coding sequence ATGTCCGCAGATGTTCGATCTCAAGTCTCGGAAGAGGAATGGAAACTCCGCGTCGACCTGGCCGCCGCCTACCGGCTGGTCGCCCTGTTTGGCTGGGATGATCTGGTTTTTACCCATATTTCGGCGCGGGTACCCGGCGAGCCGGGGCACTTCCTGATTAACCCCTACGGCATGTTGTTCGAGGAAGTCACCGCCTCATCGCTGGTAAAAATCGACCAGAATGGGGAAAAGGTGATGGACTCCCCCTATCCCGTCAATCCCGCGGGCTTCACCATTCACAGCGCCATTCATGCCGCCCGCGAAGACGCTCACTGTGTGATGCACACCCACTCGCTCAACGGCGTCGCCGTCTCGACCCAGCGCGAAGGCCTGTTGCCCATATCCCAGCAATCCACACTGGTACTGGCGGCTCTGGGTTATCACGACTACGAGGGCATCGCCCTGAATGAAGACGAAAAGCCGCGACTGGTGGCCGACCTTGCCGATAATACCTTCCTGATGCTCCGCAACCACGGCCTGCTGACCGTGGGCAATACGCCTGCCGATGCCTTTCTCGCCATGTATATTTTTGAGGCGAGCTGTATGATTCAGGTACGCGCACTGGCCGGTAATCGGGAACTGGTGCCGGTTCAGCCGGAGATTGTCGACGGCGTGAAAGAAGCGGCTCGCATCGTGACAAAGGGGCTGTTTGGCGACCTCGCTTGGCCGGGGCTGTTGCGCCGACTAGATCGCAAAAACCCCGGCTACGATGAATAA
- a CDS encoding DUF962 domain-containing protein yields MNDQTLPTHFNSFAEFYPYYLSEHQNRTCRRLHLIGSLLVLALLFGSIATAQWQWLWLLPVVGYGFAWVGHFFFEHNKPATFKHPLYSFIGDWVMAKDLLTGKIPL; encoded by the coding sequence ATGAACGACCAGACACTGCCAACACACTTCAACAGCTTTGCGGAGTTCTATCCCTACTATCTGTCCGAGCACCAGAACCGTACCTGCCGCCGCCTGCATCTGATTGGCAGCCTGCTGGTACTGGCGCTGCTGTTTGGCAGCATAGCCACCGCCCAGTGGCAATGGCTGTGGCTGCTCCCGGTTGTGGGCTACGGTTTCGCCTGGGTGGGTCACTTCTTTTTCGAGCACAACAAACCCGCCACCTTCAAACATCCGCTCTACAGCTTTATCGGCGACTGGGTGATGGCCAAAGACCTGCTTACGGGTAAAATCCCTCTGTAA
- a CDS encoding DUF6868 family protein, translated as MMDLHALEALLYYCCLINGGLLLISAGLLMGFQDSLLALHSRVLGVPPARLRVLYVQWLAAYKILFLLFNLSPYLALRLMS; from the coding sequence ATGATGGACCTGCATGCACTGGAAGCCCTGCTCTACTACTGCTGTTTGATCAACGGCGGTCTGCTGCTGATCAGCGCGGGGCTGCTCATGGGCTTTCAGGACTCGCTGCTGGCGCTGCACAGCCGTGTACTCGGCGTGCCGCCAGCACGCTTGCGGGTACTGTACGTGCAGTGGCTCGCCGCCTATAAAATTCTCTTCCTGCTGTTCAACCTCAGTCCCTATCTGGCTTTACGACTGATGAGCTGA
- a CDS encoding 2-dehydropantoate 2-reductase produces MPVKVGIVGAGSIGCYVGAVMQLAGAEVHFLLRPRMAETLSAHGLRVSDLRGLDRQLDAELLHLHTEAAAMTGLDCLFVTVKSADTVAVAEQLAGVLNGSETIVSLQNGVGNAAQLRQSLPNQPVLAGMIAFNVLNCGEGHFHAGTDGAIMVEECAAMDELASLFAATQTPFEWQPDMVAVQWSKLLLNLNNPINALSGLPLKDELSQRAYRRCLALLQTEALQAIRAAGLPLLKLTAVPPSVLPWVLRSPDWLFRKVAQPMLRMDPLARSSMWEDLELGRRTEVDWLNGEVADLARRHGLVATANERVRELIKAAEQGGRRDFSGEELLALLRA; encoded by the coding sequence GTGCCTGTGAAGGTCGGAATCGTCGGTGCGGGTAGCATAGGCTGTTACGTGGGAGCGGTAATGCAGTTGGCGGGCGCAGAGGTGCACTTTCTGCTGCGCCCGCGCATGGCGGAAACGCTGTCGGCGCACGGGTTGCGAGTGAGCGATCTGCGTGGTCTGGATCGGCAGTTGGACGCGGAGTTGCTGCACCTGCACACCGAGGCGGCGGCGATGACCGGGCTGGATTGCCTGTTTGTCACCGTAAAATCCGCCGATACGGTAGCGGTGGCAGAGCAACTGGCCGGCGTACTCAACGGCAGCGAAACGATTGTCAGCCTGCAAAATGGTGTGGGTAATGCTGCCCAGCTTCGTCAGTCGCTACCCAATCAGCCGGTGCTGGCGGGGATGATTGCCTTCAATGTTTTGAACTGTGGTGAGGGGCATTTTCATGCCGGTACCGACGGCGCGATTATGGTGGAGGAGTGTGCCGCGATGGATGAGCTGGCCTCGCTATTTGCCGCTACGCAGACGCCGTTTGAGTGGCAGCCGGATATGGTGGCGGTGCAGTGGTCCAAGCTGCTGCTCAATCTGAATAATCCCATTAATGCGCTGTCGGGCTTGCCGCTGAAGGACGAGCTGTCGCAGCGGGCTTACCGTCGTTGCCTGGCCCTGCTGCAAACCGAGGCACTGCAGGCCATTCGTGCGGCGGGTCTGCCGCTGTTGAAATTGACCGCCGTGCCGCCGTCGGTGTTGCCCTGGGTCTTGCGCAGCCCGGACTGGCTTTTCCGTAAAGTGGCTCAGCCCATGTTGCGAATGGACCCCCTGGCGCGGTCGTCCATGTGGGAGGACCTGGAATTGGGTCGCCGCACCGAGGTGGACTGGCTAAATGGTGAGGTGGCTGATTTAGCCCGGCGCCACGGTTTGGTCGCGACGGCGAACGAGCGGGTGCGGGAGTTGATCAAGGCGGCTGAGCAGGGCGGACGCCGCGATTTCAGTGGCGAGGAACTATTGGCCTTACTGCGCGCTTAG
- a CDS encoding fatty acid desaturase gives MSENTPQTAQHDSKPPLLWLQTVLFSSTFLIAAIGVPWYGLTHGFTAAGWIAFVLVLGANGMSITAGYHRLWAHNAYKAHWSLRLFFALFGAAATQNSILIWASGHRRHHRHVDDVEHDPYSAKRGLWFSHIGWMLRDYPASSEDFSNARDLQRDKIVMWQHRNYLALVVIMNFAPALALGFATGNMLEHVLLAGVLRLVVSHHTTFFINSLAHYWGRRPYTDENTARDNDLLALFTYGEGYHNYHHIFQNDYRNGIRWWHYDPTKWLIKSASWLGLTWDLKQVPDFKIQRAVLTMQFKRTEQALRKRVVEAPHLKEFLEQEYQQFRKTLADWNTVSQQWMDAKRATLTAQKNALQQNLHEHKEQLQHNLAEAWEHATLRSRFKELEYALKMQRKRLQLLSAQMA, from the coding sequence ATGTCCGAGAACACTCCGCAGACTGCCCAACACGATAGCAAGCCGCCCCTCCTGTGGCTGCAGACTGTCCTGTTCAGCAGCACCTTTCTGATTGCCGCTATCGGCGTGCCCTGGTACGGCTTGACCCACGGTTTTACCGCGGCGGGCTGGATTGCCTTTGTACTGGTACTGGGTGCCAACGGCATGTCGATCACCGCTGGCTATCACCGCCTCTGGGCACACAACGCCTATAAAGCCCACTGGAGTCTGCGCCTGTTTTTCGCACTGTTCGGTGCGGCGGCGACTCAGAACAGTATCCTGATCTGGGCCAGCGGCCATCGCCGTCATCACCGTCATGTCGACGATGTTGAACACGATCCCTACTCCGCCAAGCGGGGCCTGTGGTTCTCGCATATCGGCTGGATGCTTCGCGACTACCCGGCCAGCAGCGAAGACTTTTCCAATGCCCGCGATCTGCAACGCGACAAAATTGTCATGTGGCAGCACCGCAACTATCTGGCACTGGTAGTCATCATGAACTTTGCGCCCGCGCTGGCGCTCGGCTTTGCCACCGGCAATATGCTGGAGCACGTGCTGCTGGCCGGTGTTCTGCGCCTGGTGGTCAGCCACCACACCACATTCTTTATTAATTCGCTGGCCCACTACTGGGGTCGCCGTCCCTACACCGACGAAAACACTGCCCGCGACAACGATCTGCTGGCCCTGTTCACCTATGGTGAGGGCTACCACAACTACCACCACATCTTTCAGAACGACTACCGCAACGGCATTCGCTGGTGGCACTACGACCCTACCAAGTGGCTGATCAAAAGTGCTTCGTGGTTGGGCCTGACCTGGGACCTGAAGCAAGTCCCCGATTTCAAAATTCAACGCGCAGTGCTGACCATGCAGTTCAAACGCACCGAGCAGGCCCTGCGCAAACGTGTGGTTGAAGCCCCGCACCTGAAAGAGTTTCTGGAGCAGGAATACCAGCAGTTCCGCAAGACGCTGGCCGACTGGAACACCGTTAGCCAGCAGTGGATGGACGCCAAGCGCGCCACACTGACCGCTCAGAAAAATGCCCTGCAACAGAACCTGCACGAACACAAAGAACAGCTTCAACACAATCTGGCTGAAGCCTGGGAACACGCCACGCTGCGCAGCCGCTTTAAAGAGTTGGAGTACGCTCTGAAAATGCAGCGCAAACGCCTGCAACTGCTCAGCGCACAAATGGCATAA
- a CDS encoding transglutaminase family protein — MKRYKIVHQTQYSFSGPVLLQPHSLRLRPREGPELRIESSTLDISPAATLRWQRDVEGNAVATASFSGSTQSLRIQSDVIIQQYDQAPHDFLVADYAVDYPLYYRDEDKVLLSPYVRLPSAADSGLLTNWVAGIWQPGETIQTFALLLRLNQRIYQTLTYRRREEEGVQSAEQTLSLASGSCRDSACLFMAAARHLGFAARFVSGYLYANATPNAPGEPGSTHAWAEVFIPGAGWKGFDPTLGSIVGDEHISVAVARLPESVPPIAGAFHGPYGANMVVNVWVTALGPL; from the coding sequence ATGAAACGCTACAAAATTGTGCATCAAACCCAATACAGCTTTTCCGGCCCTGTTCTGCTGCAACCACACAGTTTGCGCTTGCGCCCAAGAGAGGGGCCGGAGCTGCGCATCGAAAGCTCAACACTAGATATCTCGCCAGCGGCGACTCTGCGCTGGCAGCGAGATGTGGAGGGCAACGCCGTCGCTACAGCGTCCTTCTCAGGCAGCACCCAGAGCCTGCGAATACAAAGTGACGTGATTATTCAGCAGTACGACCAGGCCCCACACGACTTCCTGGTTGCCGATTACGCAGTCGATTACCCGCTGTACTACCGCGATGAAGACAAGGTTCTACTGTCACCGTATGTGCGCTTACCCTCGGCGGCCGACAGCGGTCTGCTAACAAACTGGGTAGCCGGTATCTGGCAGCCTGGCGAGACCATTCAAACCTTTGCATTATTACTTCGCCTGAATCAACGCATTTATCAAACCCTGACCTACCGAAGGCGTGAAGAAGAAGGCGTACAAAGTGCAGAACAAACCCTATCACTAGCCTCAGGATCCTGCCGGGATTCCGCCTGCCTTTTTATGGCTGCAGCACGACACTTGGGCTTCGCCGCCCGCTTTGTCAGCGGCTACCTCTATGCCAACGCCACCCCCAATGCGCCGGGTGAGCCGGGGTCTACCCATGCCTGGGCGGAAGTATTTATTCCAGGCGCTGGCTGGAAAGGGTTTGACCCAACCCTGGGCAGTATTGTGGGGGATGAACATATTTCGGTCGCTGTTGCGCGGCTGCCGGAATCGGTGCCGCCTATCGCAGGCGCTTTTCACGGCCCGTATGGCGCCAACATGGTAGTCAATGTCTGGGTGACTGCTCTAGGCCCCCTCTGA
- a CDS encoding transglutaminase-like domain-containing protein, producing MWLQTSCELQFLIDIPTPMILMLRPRSGAQQWIASEEYLLYPSVSAVEFTDDYGNLCQRLTAPPGDFLLSTSARILTTDSIDEAHGSGFVDIQNLPDGVLKYLLPSRYCESDRFGEMAAEIVKDQKPGYDQVAQIEHWLHNSIGFQPASSFSSLSAIEVNQQKSGVCRDLAHLGIALCRSLSIPARMVVGYFYHLEPMELHAWFEAYVADRWYTFDATQTEKKGGYVAIGYGRDAADVAIYNQFGPAITLIHQKVRVRSI from the coding sequence ATGTGGCTACAAACCAGCTGCGAACTACAATTTCTGATCGATATTCCAACGCCGATGATCCTGATGCTTCGCCCCCGGAGCGGCGCCCAACAATGGATTGCCAGCGAAGAGTATCTGCTCTACCCCAGTGTTTCCGCCGTGGAATTTACCGATGATTACGGCAATCTTTGCCAGCGGCTGACCGCTCCCCCCGGGGACTTCCTGCTATCGACATCCGCCCGCATCCTCACCACCGACAGCATCGATGAGGCCCACGGTAGCGGCTTTGTCGACATTCAGAACCTGCCTGACGGAGTGCTCAAATACCTGCTGCCTAGCCGCTACTGCGAGTCAGACCGGTTTGGCGAAATGGCGGCAGAAATCGTCAAAGACCAGAAACCCGGCTACGACCAAGTCGCCCAAATCGAGCACTGGCTGCACAACTCCATTGGCTTCCAGCCCGCCAGCAGTTTTTCCTCGCTGTCAGCCATTGAAGTGAATCAACAAAAATCAGGGGTATGCAGAGACCTGGCTCATCTGGGCATTGCCCTCTGCCGAAGCCTTAGCATTCCTGCCCGTATGGTGGTGGGCTACTTCTACCACCTCGAACCCATGGAGCTGCACGCCTGGTTCGAGGCCTATGTGGCCGACCGCTGGTATACCTTTGACGCCACCCAAACCGAGAAGAAGGGGGGGTACGTGGCCATCGGCTACGGCCGTGATGCCGCCGACGTAGCCATTTATAACCAATTTGGACCGGCCATCACCCTGATACATCAGAAAGTTCGAGTACGTTCAATTTAA
- a CDS encoding GDYXXLXY domain-containing protein, which produces MRAKLLTAAILLQLLFLAVFAMMWERLYHDGHTVYLRTEPLDPRDPFRGDYLTLNYDINLVAASAYRGPAPLDVLQRGDKIYAALRPGQEGVYHLKALYSEPPAGDIFIEGRVDRRFDEQLRLRYGIEQLYRQQDKAKAMELMQRGGESVPRPLDIELAVDEQGRALIRGYRWADLGISVNWKEGDKPLTDNAVNELEVRIHNFADKAVWLIDDPQHCAFAFTGEQTAAVVQRSPCETPEPQRINAGSDYQFSLRVLSRQWQLSETDAKGNAPALQRRSAPLRLQLRYRSPVSTLDAWQGELLSAPLWMPSP; this is translated from the coding sequence ATGCGCGCTAAGTTGCTGACGGCGGCAATCCTGCTGCAACTGTTGTTTCTGGCGGTGTTCGCAATGATGTGGGAGCGCCTCTACCACGACGGCCATACCGTGTATCTGCGCACCGAACCTCTGGACCCCCGCGATCCCTTTCGCGGTGATTACCTCACCTTGAATTACGATATTAATCTTGTTGCGGCCAGTGCCTATCGCGGTCCGGCGCCGTTGGACGTTCTCCAGCGCGGTGACAAAATCTATGCTGCCTTGCGGCCGGGGCAGGAAGGGGTTTACCACCTGAAAGCTTTGTATTCAGAACCGCCTGCCGGTGACATCTTTATTGAGGGGCGTGTCGATCGTCGCTTCGATGAGCAGCTGCGGCTTCGCTACGGCATTGAACAGCTCTATCGGCAGCAGGACAAAGCCAAGGCAATGGAACTGATGCAGCGTGGCGGCGAGTCGGTTCCGAGACCACTGGATATTGAGCTGGCCGTCGATGAGCAAGGGCGTGCCCTGATCAGGGGCTATCGCTGGGCTGACCTCGGTATCTCGGTGAATTGGAAAGAAGGCGACAAGCCGCTTACCGACAATGCAGTGAACGAACTTGAGGTGCGTATTCATAATTTTGCTGATAAGGCGGTCTGGCTGATCGATGATCCTCAGCATTGTGCCTTCGCCTTTACCGGTGAACAGACGGCGGCGGTGGTACAGCGTTCTCCCTGCGAAACACCGGAGCCGCAGCGTATCAATGCCGGCAGTGATTACCAGTTTTCGCTGAGGGTGCTGTCTCGCCAGTGGCAATTGAGTGAGACCGACGCAAAAGGCAATGCCCCCGCACTGCAGCGACGTAGTGCGCCACTGCGTTTGCAGTTGCGTTACCGCAGCCCGGTATCCACTCTCGATGCTTGGCAAGGAGAATTGCTGTCGGCGCCACTATGGATGCCTTCTCCATGA